TACGGTCCCCGGAACTTCCTGTGGTTCTCCGACATCGCCCTGCTCGGGTCGGGGCTCGCAGTCTGGCTGGAGAGCCCGCTGCTGGCCAGCATGATGGCCCTCGCGGTCCTCCTGCCCGAGCTGGCCTGGAACGTGGATTTCTTCGGCCGGCTGCTCACCGGGCGCTCGATGTTCGGCATGAGCGCCTACATGTTCGACCGGTCGCTGCCGCGCTACCTGCGCGCGCTCTCGCTGTTCCACGTGCTGCTGCCGATCTGGCTGCTCTGGCTGGTCGCACGGCTCGGCTACGACCGGCGCGCGTGGGCGTGGCAGAGCCTGCTCGCCGCGATCGTGCTGCCGGTGACCTACGCGCTCACCGAGCCGGCCGAGAACGTCAACTGGGTCCACGGGCTCGGGGCGCCCCGGCCGCGGCCTCACCCGTGGGTCTACCTCGCCGTGCTCACCGTCTCGTTCTGGCTCGTCCTCTACCTGCCGCCGCATCTGATCCTGCGGGCCTGGCTCGCGCGATAGATCACGGGTCCTCGTTGCAGAGCCTTGCCGGCTCCGATATACTCCGCGCCACCATTCGATCGGGCACCGGCCCTTCCCGTTCTCGAGGAGGTTGCCATGGTTCGCTTCCGCCCGCTCTGGCCGCTCGCCGCGGTGACGGCGCTGATCGCCGTGCCGCTCCTGCCGCTCGCCGCTTCCGCCCAGACCCCGAAGTACGGCGGGGTGCTGGTCACCGCGCCGCTCAGCGCCGCGCCGAGCCTGTCGCCGCACGAGGAATCGACGGTGGCGGTCGTGCAGCAGGCCAGCCCCTGCTTCAACAACCTGGTCTACTACGATCCGGCCAAGAAGCAGGAGAGCGGCGACACGATCATTCCCGAGCTGGCCGAGAAGTGGTCGTGGCAGGACAACCACCGCAACCTGGTGTTCCTGCTGCGGCGTGATGTGAAGTGGCACGACGGCAAGCCCTTCACCTCGCAGGACGTCAAGTACACCTTCGACTTGGTGCGCGGCGCCCCGGATGCGAAGGGCCGGTTGAGAGTCAATCCGCGCAAGCTCTGGTACGAGAACGTGGAGGGCATCGAGGCGCCGGATCCCCACACGGTGGTGTTCCGGTTGAAGAAGCCGCAGCCG
This window of the Candidatus Methylomirabilota bacterium genome carries:
- a CDS encoding membrane-associated protein is translated as YGPRNFLWFSDIALLGSGLAVWLESPLLASMMALAVLLPELAWNVDFFGRLLTGRSMFGMSAYMFDRSLPRYLRALSLFHVLLPIWLLWLVARLGYDRRAWAWQSLLAAIVLPVTYALTEPAENVNWVHGLGAPRPRPHPWVYLAVLTVSFWLVLYLPPHLILRAWLAR